In the Helianthus annuus cultivar XRQ/B chromosome 11, HanXRQr2.0-SUNRISE, whole genome shotgun sequence genome, one interval contains:
- the LOC110888897 gene encoding uncharacterized protein LOC110888897, producing the protein MRQRQWVELLNDYDCEIKYYPGKENVVADALSRKERVKTLRVRALELTIQTNFTSRVHDAQLEALKPENIQAESLRGLEKQMEENKDGTRYFRGIIWIPYFDGLRDLLLDEAHKSKYSIHSGPDKMYQDVKEYY; encoded by the coding sequence ATGCGCCAGAGGCAATGGGTAGAGTTGTtgaatgactatgactgtgaaatcaagtactACCCGGGCAAAGaaaatgttgtggcggatgcttTGAGCCGGAAAGAGCGAGTCAAAACCTTACGAGTACGAGCTTTAGAGTTAACCATTCAGACGAACTTCACTAGTCGTGTGCACGATGCACAACTAGAGGCTCTAAAGCCGGAGAACATCCAAGCAGAATCCTTGCGAGGATTAGAGAAACAAATGGAAGAGAACAAAGATGGCACAAGGTACTTCAGGGGAATAATCTGGATTCCTTACTTTGACGGATTGCGAGACTTACtgttggatgaagcacataagtcgaAATATTCAATACATTCCGGacctgataagatgtatcaggatgtaAAGGAATATTACTAG